Within Spinacia oleracea cultivar Varoflay chromosome 4, BTI_SOV_V1, whole genome shotgun sequence, the genomic segment GGTGTAAAGTCTTTGGGTGAAAGGTGAACAATGTGAGACTCGGGTAGAGTGTGCTAAAGATGGTCGTGGGCCAGGCCGGGCTTTGGGCTAAGCCCACGAACCGTGGGCCTAACCGGGCCAGGCCCACACCATGCCCATATTGTATCGTGACGGGCCGGACTGGgccgaaaagttcaaaaagGGCTCAGGCCTAGTCCAAGCCACGAGTTTTCGTGTCGGCCCGTCTtgcctaaggctaattttactaaatttagcatgATTGGTTATGTCGGATTGAGTAGTATCGTTCCTtgccgtgcttttttcgtgctcGTGGCGGGCCGGACTTCATACCGGTCCGGCCACAGCCATCTTTAGAGTGTGCCCCGGAAAGGGTGACCATTTCCTCTAAGGAAAGGCCTTTTCTTTCAAAGTTCTCTTAAAGTCTTTGTAAGTTGAAAAGGGGTGCCGATAGGTTTTGTGTTGGCTCATCCTTACACGAGACTCTCCCATCACGCCAACCTAACTGTACAACGTAGTTGATCCTTCCTACCTTAAAGGCGATGTCTTGTGCTGCAAAGGCTATGATATCTGCACAAGAGACGGTTTGCAGGTCTAGTATATATCAAGGTTTTCCAAGATGAAGAAGGCCACACATTAGCAATATCATTCAACCCAAAAAATATGAAGTTTTCAAATATTCGCATTTAAGTTCCCTAATACTCTGCATTgtcaaaaaaaacattaaaactaCAAGATGAGAGTCGCATCTTCTACACCTAAATATCCTTCAATGAGAGCATTGACAATTCTTCTTCAACTGGGGAGTCAACCCGACAGGAGATCCGGCACGATGAAGGGATGAGAATAAGACCAAGACCACGTTGTTCCATTGGCGAAGGAGATGACCGTCTTACACTTCGAAACTCAACAGCATCTTGCAAAATTATGTTGCCTTGTTTATCCATGCAATGAAAGTTTCCCATGAAAAACCTTCCATCATTTACACCAACCAGCATTCGACGAAACAGTAGCTTCTTCACCGTGTCAATGGCATATAGGTTGCTGGAATTTGAATGACATTCTTCTGAGATTTCTGATACACCCTCTTGAGAAAAGGATGTTCCTGATTCTCGTTCAAGTTCCATATCAAAGCAAGATCAATCACTTCAATGGAAATGGCGGACTGCAGTCTGCAAGTATTTGCGCAGCTTAACTTAACTCCCTTCACTGCAAAAAAACAGGATTGCATTAGAAAAGGCATGATTCTAGAAGATGTACAGTCAGAAAACACACAGAAAGCATACTACTTCATACATAGGATAACAAGGTCAGGTTTCAAGCCATTAGTATCGTATAATTGCTTTGTTATCAGAAATTCAGAAGCACGACTATTTTCCTCATAGCATGTATGGCGACTTGGCGAGCATAATCCTTCATGCCCAGTCCTTGTTTACTAGACTACAATTAGAATTGGAAACTAAGACAGGGCACCACTAGTGACTAAACAATTGAAGATTTCTTCAATCCTACAAAGAcagccttgattttttttttttactttttgttaTCATTATTGCCACTGTGTTTCTAAATATTACACAACCTGAGAGTTAACACCTCAAAACCCTTATTAATTAATACAATCGAGACATCGAGGTGTCCAAGACAGtacacaacttttttttaatagttacAAATTTACTCTATGATCAACCAAGCACTAACCTCTCATCCACAACTCTCATCAACATGCCTGTATCAATCATCACTAAGCACAACTATTACTTAAATAACATCAAACCATTCCTTTGAATGGAGTGGACTGAGACTACTGGAGGACaggaccaaaaaaaaaaaggaaacatcAAAGATATTCCTCTTTGAAGCGGGGAGCAGAAACCCGTATCGTTGTATTGATCAACAAACTCCAGCCAATTGTCAACTATACTGATAACTAGACCTACCAACCTTAGAAAATTAGCTCTCTAAGCTAATGCAATTAGCTGACTCTAAAATTAGAAGGAATTCTTTTGTCACTCGCATGAGCAAATAGCGATCATCAAATCCATATAAGATTTGATTTTTTCTTCATGCTCTATACCCTTGCTAGTTGCTAATTGTATTCATTCTTAGAAGTTAATGAGCTAAATGGCATAAGACTATTGCACAGCCTTCTGGTTAAGATTCAATCAGTTTCAATCAGCTAAAAAAAAGTGACTGCACAAAATACATAATGGATCAGTAATATCAGTTCTAATCAATTCAGGAAAAGAAAGTTTTTATCAACAACAAGCAATTCAGTTAAAAGCAGGTGAATAGAATAGGGCCTAAAGCTAACATTTCATCAACTTTTGAAAACAAGAAGATAGAATCATTACAGGAGATTTGTCTCAGTACTGAAATTCTAGCCAACAGAAAGTCAGAAACAATCAAGTTTGAAGAGAGAAATTGGCAGCAACTCAGTTCACTTCATAATCACAAATTCCCATGTAATCAAGAGAGAAACCCCATGTTCAATTGGAAACCTACCCACATAAGAAAAACTTGGAAATTCCAAAAATTGACAGCAAACCCAGTTTACTAACGTCATAATCACAAATGCCAATGTAATCAAGAGAAAGAAACCCCTTAAAACCCCATCAATTCGAGACCTACCCACataagaaaaattgaaatttccACAAATTGACAGCAACCGGCTCAAATCACGTCAAGATAAATAGCACTCTTCAAACTAATGGCGATAATTTCGTTGTTTTAAGATACCCAGTCAAATTCCCAAACAAAGATTCGCATTTATAACGATAACCTAATAATTGAGAATCAGCTCATACACAGAACACATCAATTCTAAGCGATGAATCAAAATTTTAAACAGATGTAAAAGAAGCAATTGAAGTACGGTGATGATGAATTACTCATCAGACAAAATTGATGAATTAACTAaaagaaaggggaaaaaaaaagcATTGAATCACAAAGAAAAGAATTACCAACAGAAGGGCCCGCCAAATTGATCAGGATTGGCCGATGAAGAACAATAGCGACGGAGGAAATAAAAGACTAATGACGGTGGTTTCGTCGGCGTAGTCTGAAAAGATTAATTCTCCGATGAGAGTGAGAGTGTTTAGGGGAGGAGTGCCGATTACGGAATGGCTAATGTATACTCCATCTGAGTTACACATACTTTGGggcaaaataggaaaaacacATCTGCTCATTTTGCTTCCTACGGAGTACCATCCAACTTACTTTTGCCCTGATCGGTTCTAAATTATTAGATGTACGCCGTGTATCCGGATGCACCGTACAGTCAAGTGTATTTTTATGTTTATGGTAGTGTCTTTTACATTTTCTTCACATATAAGGGGAAAATGGGAAAGGGTGCACCTTACACCCGGCTTAGTATTTTGACTAATAAAAATTTAATGTTTGACAATTTAGCGGCTTGATTAGAAGTTCCGTTATATCAACAGTGGCTTGCGTCCGATTTGTCCAAGTGCTTATTTGACTCCAATACAGGTCCGCTCTAGCCAAAATCTATCTGATCATCCATGAGTAGACATTGTAATGTATGGAGTAACTGTAACATAATGAGTATTAGCTCTGATTATCGGTTAGggtcaaattattaaaaaaaaattcattgaaTTGAGTTTTACCAGACAAAGTCTTTATTTTGTGCTCATCATTGTCACTCtcatttctcattttcccttaCTTGTTTATTGGTCCACTTAATATCGACCTGATCTTAACCCACAAATCCACAATCCTATTTGGACTAACTCATTTGAAACAGTTACAAGGTTATCCTTTTATGACCGACCCACTATTATCCATTGCCGATCTTGATTCGACCCGCACAATAACCGGATCCAACCATGAG encodes:
- the LOC110796733 gene encoding uncharacterized protein; protein product: MELERESGTSFSQEGVSEISEECHSNSSNLYAIDTVKKLLFRRMLVGVNDGRFFMGNFHCMDKQGNIILQDAVEFRSVRRSSPSPMEQRGLGLILIPSSCRISCRVDSPVEEELSMLSLKDI